In Paenibacillus sp. FSL R7-0345, a single window of DNA contains:
- a CDS encoding carboxylesterase/lipase family protein — MTRPVADTTYGKLQGAQSGGVNVWRGIPFAAPPVGELRFRAPQPPEPWDSVREAVEFGPAAHQPPSSSSIRFGGTQPVFSEDCLYLNVWAPAGEQEALPVMVWIHGGTFLTGAGSQPMFEGARMAEAGNVIVVTVNYRLGPFGFLHLSSFGPFESNLGLLDQIAALQWVQDNIAGFGGDPKRVTVFGESAGSMSIAALLAMPAAQGLFSGAIMQSGAAQTLKPQLGAQIAAAFLAELGGDVNLLQAAPAQDILAAAARTAYKLSGDSLSMLFQPLIDPATLPVEPAEAVAGGCAAGIPLMIGTNLHEGHLFFRGDREGAGFDQSLKALELMLGVGNLEELASHYPKNWEGQAALMTDLYFWDSSIAFAERQLPHAPVWMYRFDWTIPGHPLLDKAIHGAEIYYVFNTIDLLHQFGVSVNPEMAALAEQMQAAWTAFAHRGSPEAAGLSWPAYAVDERATLIFGQHVHVQTDPDREKRERLLSAQTVFGQAAALESGEKPE, encoded by the coding sequence ATGACAAGACCCGTTGCTGATACTACATATGGAAAACTACAGGGAGCGCAAAGCGGCGGGGTGAACGTCTGGCGCGGCATTCCGTTTGCTGCACCACCTGTCGGAGAGCTGCGTTTTCGTGCTCCGCAGCCTCCGGAGCCCTGGGATTCCGTAAGGGAAGCCGTGGAGTTCGGACCGGCAGCGCATCAGCCTCCAAGCTCCAGCAGCATCCGCTTTGGCGGCACACAGCCCGTCTTTTCGGAGGATTGCCTGTATCTGAATGTCTGGGCACCGGCCGGAGAGCAGGAGGCGCTGCCAGTGATGGTCTGGATTCACGGCGGCACCTTCCTGACCGGAGCCGGCAGCCAGCCGATGTTTGAAGGAGCACGGATGGCGGAAGCCGGAAACGTCATTGTGGTGACTGTCAATTACCGGCTGGGACCGTTTGGCTTCCTGCATCTCTCATCGTTTGGGCCCTTTGAGTCTAATCTCGGCTTGCTGGATCAGATCGCTGCACTGCAGTGGGTGCAGGATAATATCGCCGGCTTCGGCGGCGATCCAAAGCGGGTGACGGTGTTCGGCGAGTCAGCCGGCAGCATGAGCATTGCCGCCCTGCTGGCGATGCCGGCTGCCCAGGGGCTGTTCTCCGGCGCCATTATGCAGAGCGGTGCAGCACAGACGCTGAAGCCGCAGCTGGGTGCGCAAATCGCAGCGGCCTTCCTCGCCGAGCTTGGCGGCGATGTGAACCTGCTGCAGGCGGCTCCAGCGCAGGACATCCTGGCTGCGGCCGCACGGACGGCCTACAAGCTGTCCGGCGATTCGCTCAGCATGCTGTTCCAGCCGCTTATTGATCCGGCAACCTTGCCGGTGGAGCCGGCGGAAGCGGTGGCTGGCGGCTGCGCCGCCGGGATTCCGCTGATGATCGGCACGAATCTGCATGAGGGCCATCTGTTCTTCCGGGGCGACCGGGAGGGGGCGGGCTTTGACCAGTCGCTGAAGGCGCTGGAGCTGATGCTGGGTGTCGGCAATCTGGAGGAGCTGGCCAGCCACTATCCCAAGAACTGGGAGGGCCAGGCGGCGTTAATGACGGACCTGTATTTCTGGGACAGCTCCATCGCGTTTGCCGAGCGGCAGCTGCCGCATGCCCCTGTCTGGATGTACCGGTTCGACTGGACGATCCCCGGCCATCCGTTATTGGACAAGGCGATTCATGGGGCAGAGATTTATTATGTCTTTAATACGATAGACCTGTTGCATCAGTTTGGTGTATCCGTCAACCCTGAGATGGCGGCGCTCGCGGAGCAGATGCAGGCGGCCTGGACCGCTTTTGCACACCGGGGCAGCCCGGAAGCGGCCGGCTTGAGCTGGCCGGCCTATGCTGTGGACGAGCGTGCCACGCTCATCTTCGGGCAGCACGTTCATGTGCAGACTGACCCGGACCGGGAGAAGCGTGAGCGGCTGCTGTCCGCGCAGACCGTTTTCGGGCAAGCCGCTGCGCTGGAGTCCGGAGAGAAGCCGGAGTAA
- a CDS encoding AI-2E family transporter — MERLQVWPERFKRFFLNNRFVVSLLIILLIGINILVFSHVPFIFKPISVLLHTVAAPLLLSGIAYYLLNPLVDRMESRSRIKRAYGIVILYLIIAGIVTLILLTVIPIIRTQLIGLIDNFPKYSAQIQDEFINLTGSELFGRIQENVGVGTSLDFGDLTSRVTTWATSFLNNAVSGVGNFVGALTEVVLAVVTTPFILFYLLRDGKRLPDYLMRFIPNALQPQSRLVMKEMNSQVASYIRGQIIVSCCIGALLYIGYLIIGLEYSLVLAIVAACTAVVPYLGPAIAITPALIVALVTSPFMLLKMIIVWTAVQLIEGKFISPQIMGKSLKIHPITIIFVIIFAGKMFGVLGIILAVPGYAVLKVIVTHIFQWFRFRSGLYSVGAAKAAEKTIEEAIEEVIEPDKDSLKGDRK, encoded by the coding sequence ATGGAGAGGCTGCAGGTATGGCCTGAACGGTTTAAACGTTTTTTTCTGAATAACAGATTTGTTGTGTCTTTACTGATTATTCTGCTGATCGGGATCAACATTCTGGTGTTTTCCCATGTTCCGTTTATTTTCAAGCCTATATCGGTGCTGCTGCATACGGTGGCTGCTCCGCTGCTGCTGTCGGGGATTGCCTATTATCTGCTTAATCCGCTGGTAGACCGCATGGAGTCCAGAAGCAGGATTAAACGGGCATACGGAATTGTGATCCTGTATCTGATTATTGCGGGGATTGTCACGCTGATCCTGCTGACGGTAATTCCGATTATCCGTACCCAGCTGATCGGGCTGATCGATAATTTTCCGAAATACAGCGCCCAGATTCAGGATGAGTTCATCAATCTGACCGGGAGTGAGCTGTTCGGGCGGATTCAGGAAAATGTAGGGGTAGGCACCAGTCTTGATTTTGGGGATCTGACAAGCAGAGTAACCACATGGGCTACCTCGTTCCTTAATAATGCAGTGAGCGGAGTCGGAAATTTCGTCGGTGCGCTGACTGAGGTCGTGCTGGCTGTCGTCACAACACCGTTCATCCTGTTCTATCTGCTGCGTGACGGTAAACGTCTGCCTGACTATCTGATGCGGTTCATCCCGAACGCCCTGCAGCCGCAGAGCCGGCTTGTCATGAAGGAAATGAACAGCCAGGTGGCCTCTTATATCCGGGGACAGATCATTGTAAGCTGCTGTATTGGTGCGCTGCTGTACATAGGCTACCTGATTATCGGCCTGGAGTATTCGCTGGTGCTGGCCATTGTGGCTGCATGTACTGCCGTTGTCCCTTATCTGGGGCCGGCAATCGCGATTACACCGGCTTTGATTGTGGCGCTGGTTACTTCGCCTTTTATGCTGCTGAAGATGATTATTGTCTGGACCGCTGTCCAGCTTATTGAAGGCAAATTCATCTCGCCGCAGATCATGGGTAAATCGCTGAAGATTCATCCGATTACGATTATTTTTGTCATTATTTTTGCCGGCAAAATGTTCGGTGTACTCGGTATCATTCTTGCGGTTCCGGGGTATGCCGTGCTCAAAGTCATCGTCACCCATATCTTTCAATGGTTCCGGTTCCGTTCCGGACTATATAGTGTAGGAGCGGCAAAAGCAGCGGAAAAAACAATAGAAGAAGCTATAGAAGAAGTGATAGAACCAGATAAGGACAGCCTGAAAGGAGATCGGAAATGA
- a CDS encoding (2Fe-2S) ferredoxin domain-containing protein yields the protein MTTWNLQGTVNHLLICNGSSCKKNKGEEIAEAIEDEIEKQGAGSLIHTTVTRCNGRCSDACVVISYPDGIWYREMTPKSGKALVRKLLEGEQLEDNILYTYDGQLIAASAKGAKGKKKK from the coding sequence GTGACGACCTGGAATCTGCAAGGGACAGTAAACCACCTGCTGATCTGTAACGGCAGCAGCTGCAAAAAGAACAAAGGCGAAGAGATAGCTGAGGCGATCGAAGACGAAATCGAAAAGCAGGGTGCCGGAAGCCTCATTCATACGACGGTTACCCGCTGCAACGGCAGATGCTCTGATGCATGTGTAGTCATTTCCTACCCGGATGGTATATGGTACCGGGAGATGACCCCGAAATCGGGCAAGGCGCTTGTGCGCAAGCTGCTGGAAGGAGAACAGCTGGAGGACAATATCCTTTATACGTATGACGGTCAGCTCATCGCGGCTTCGGCTAAAGGAGCCAAGGGCAAAAAGAAGAAGTAA
- a CDS encoding helix-turn-helix domain-containing protein, whose amino-acid sequence MNVPMTSLYSGSPPQHALSFHFPCRILNLAGFSVSTGPVAPSPSSILMIVTGGSGTIEIEGFKHVISSGAMLCCSGSLPLSLDAQFNLQGVWIEYASVSPSGQADAGPLNHGRLYKGAPAVICSLACRLQTEWTGPAADSPFAVQLLFTELLAGVHSLYSKNLQPQEHWLDLVLQHIEAHYNEDLTRSQLAELAQVSPEHFSRTFRKATGRSFSEYLTLQRIRRVQQRMLTESQSLGTLALEVGYSEGTYLSRKFKQVVGVSPAVYYRKPKKFASLNFNHTASLRALDILPELGVYSGWMRQLELVPPCPGLRAEGTNGASLYRSVAAAQPDVIISYALSEERGQLLPVAPVIELPFMQMGWREQFRVIAEVTGRIHRAEEWLSRYDELCCRANRELDRLIGPRGTAVAWEISEAATYCYSSSYGHGSQILYGELGFRPPAAVLDQGLLNNGYLESTIEALPYYPADHIFITSSPSTPAGHERFSSMRQSLRWNTLDAVRHNRVYTLEQPEMFYGFDPLSSLAQLNTLMQAITSQIYIDSNHIRP is encoded by the coding sequence GTGAATGTTCCTATGACCAGCCTGTACTCCGGCAGTCCGCCCCAGCATGCCTTAAGCTTCCATTTTCCCTGCCGGATTCTAAATCTTGCAGGGTTCTCTGTTAGCACTGGGCCGGTTGCCCCGTCCCCCTCCTCCATCCTGATGATTGTAACCGGCGGCAGCGGTACTATTGAAATAGAAGGCTTCAAGCATGTTATCTCCAGCGGAGCTATGCTGTGCTGCAGCGGCAGTCTGCCCCTCTCCCTGGATGCCCAGTTTAATCTGCAGGGAGTATGGATTGAGTATGCGTCCGTCTCCCCTTCCGGGCAGGCAGACGCCGGCCCGTTGAATCACGGCAGGCTGTATAAGGGAGCCCCTGCGGTCATCTGCAGCCTGGCATGCCGGCTGCAGACAGAATGGACTGGGCCGGCGGCGGACAGCCCTTTTGCGGTTCAGCTTCTTTTCACCGAGCTGCTGGCCGGTGTGCACAGCCTGTACTCCAAAAATCTCCAACCCCAGGAGCACTGGCTTGACCTTGTCCTGCAGCATATCGAAGCCCATTACAATGAAGATTTGACCCGAAGCCAGCTGGCAGAGCTGGCACAGGTCAGTCCCGAGCATTTCTCGCGGACCTTCCGCAAAGCGACCGGACGTTCCTTCAGCGAATATCTCACTCTACAGCGGATCCGCCGGGTACAGCAGCGTATGCTGACAGAATCGCAGAGTCTCGGTACCCTTGCGCTTGAAGTAGGATACAGCGAGGGGACCTATCTGAGCCGCAAATTCAAGCAGGTGGTGGGCGTCTCACCGGCTGTCTACTACCGTAAGCCCAAAAAATTCGCCTCGCTGAATTTTAACCATACCGCCAGCCTGAGAGCACTGGATATTCTGCCCGAGTTGGGCGTATATTCCGGCTGGATGAGGCAGCTTGAGCTTGTTCCTCCCTGCCCCGGATTACGTGCTGAAGGCACCAATGGGGCTTCGCTATACCGCTCCGTGGCTGCGGCTCAGCCGGATGTCATCATAAGCTACGCGCTATCAGAAGAGCGCGGGCAGCTGCTGCCGGTTGCACCGGTAATCGAGCTGCCGTTCATGCAGATGGGCTGGCGGGAGCAATTCCGGGTCATTGCCGAAGTGACCGGCCGCATACACCGGGCTGAGGAATGGCTGAGCCGGTACGACGAGCTATGCTGCCGGGCCAACCGGGAGCTTGACCGGCTGATCGGGCCGCGCGGGACAGCTGTTGCCTGGGAGATCAGCGAAGCAGCAACCTACTGCTATAGCAGCAGCTACGGGCATGGCTCCCAGATTCTTTACGGCGAACTCGGGTTCCGTCCGCCCGCAGCCGTCCTTGACCAGGGTCTGCTAAACAACGGCTATCTCGAATCAACAATTGAAGCCCTTCCGTACTATCCCGCAGACCACATTTTCATCACCAGCAGCCCTTCTACACCTGCCGGACACGAACGCTTCAGCAGCATGCGGCAGTCCCTGCGCTGGAACACGCTTGATGCAGTCCGCCACAACCGGGTTTACACCCTGGAACAGCCCGAAATGTTCTATGGCTTCGACCCCCTGTCCTCGCTGGCACAGCTGAATACGCTAATGCAGGCCATCACATCACAAATTTACATAGACAGTAATCACATCCGGCCATAG
- a CDS encoding ABC transporter substrate-binding protein: MVASACGNGNSSSNTGTASTGSNASASASPQPEATAAPAAFKTVTTINGDIEIPAEPKRIVAEEYLGSLIALGTIPVGAPGLTLENVYFKEALAGVTDTGTYGKMSPENIIALEPDLIISGMADSYETLSQIAPTVIVPYGDLKNAHEELTYFGELLGKEQEAKDWLADFDKRIAAAKAKVDAAIPADATFSILEHADKSTWAYGDNFGRGGQAVYQALGRKPPAAVADEIMEKQWAEISAEMLHSYAGDYLIVTDNNQTAEDFSTDPIWGSLPAVKNGHLYVWKEERSWYYDPIAVLSQTEELADWLTSGQ, encoded by the coding sequence ATGGTAGCTTCAGCCTGCGGGAACGGGAACAGCAGCAGTAATACCGGCACAGCCAGTACAGGGAGCAACGCTTCCGCCTCCGCATCACCGCAGCCGGAAGCAACAGCTGCACCCGCTGCCTTCAAAACCGTTACTACCATCAACGGGGATATTGAAATTCCGGCAGAACCAAAACGGATTGTGGCCGAAGAATACCTGGGCAGCCTGATCGCCCTTGGCACTATACCGGTAGGGGCACCGGGCCTGACCCTGGAAAATGTCTATTTTAAAGAAGCGCTTGCCGGTGTTACAGATACCGGAACCTACGGGAAGATGTCCCCGGAGAATATTATTGCGCTGGAGCCTGACCTGATTATCTCCGGTATGGCTGACAGCTATGAAACGCTGAGCCAGATTGCGCCGACCGTAATCGTACCTTACGGGGATTTGAAGAACGCGCATGAGGAGCTGACTTATTTCGGTGAGCTGCTGGGCAAGGAGCAGGAAGCCAAGGACTGGCTGGCAGATTTCGATAAGCGCATTGCCGCAGCCAAAGCCAAAGTGGATGCCGCCATTCCGGCCGATGCCACCTTCAGCATTCTGGAGCATGCCGATAAGTCTACCTGGGCTTACGGGGACAACTTCGGACGGGGCGGACAGGCAGTCTACCAGGCGCTAGGACGCAAGCCTCCGGCTGCAGTAGCAGATGAGATTATGGAGAAGCAGTGGGCAGAGATTTCTGCAGAAATGCTGCACAGCTATGCCGGAGATTATCTCATCGTAACCGACAACAACCAGACCGCTGAGGATTTCAGCACTGATCCGATCTGGGGCAGTCTGCCTGCCGTCAAAAACGGCCATCTTTACGTGTGGAAAGAAGAGCGCTCCTGGTATTACGATCCGATTGCCGTACTCTCGCAGACAGAGGAACTGGCGGATTGGCTGACTTCAGGGCAATAA
- a CDS encoding GerAB/ArcD/ProY family transporter yields the protein MRKEVIGPFQLFAMIVLFELGTAVVVPIGLESGHAVWISILMALPGGILLFMVYAYLYRQFPDLVISGYTRKILGKWIGWPLSLLYLPVLTYNGSRNLREAGDLLISSSYDRTPIFIINSIMVVAVMFILYQGIEVFSRTSEIYFWLIVIMGMISNFVVIIAGLVQFKNLFPVHPGEWGEVFSSAYPNIWIFPYGELVCFTAVLPHFNSRSKVRKTGAGAIALSALLLSFTHAIEMSVLGPDIYSRTTFPMFTTITLVNVANFLQRLDALVILTLIIGVFFKMSIYCYAAVSIAADLFHVKEPRRLVIPVGSVVLYSSFVSAENFPVHMNDGKVFLENILPFLCAVIPILLFVVHRVRRRFGWYR from the coding sequence ATGCGAAAGGAAGTCATTGGTCCGTTTCAATTGTTCGCCATGATCGTTCTGTTTGAACTGGGAACAGCGGTTGTTGTCCCGATTGGTCTGGAAAGCGGTCATGCGGTCTGGATCTCCATCCTGATGGCGCTGCCGGGCGGCATCCTGTTGTTTATGGTCTATGCCTACCTGTACCGCCAGTTCCCTGATCTCGTAATCAGCGGATATACCCGGAAAATTCTAGGGAAATGGATCGGCTGGCCGCTGAGTCTGCTCTACCTGCCGGTTCTCACCTACAACGGTTCCAGAAATCTGCGGGAGGCGGGAGATCTGCTGATCTCCTCTTCCTATGACCGGACACCGATTTTTATTATTAACTCCATTATGGTAGTTGCCGTAATGTTTATCCTGTATCAGGGCATAGAAGTATTCTCGAGAACCTCGGAAATTTACTTCTGGCTGATTGTTATAATGGGGATGATTTCGAATTTTGTCGTGATCATTGCCGGTCTGGTCCAGTTTAAAAATCTGTTTCCGGTACATCCGGGCGAGTGGGGTGAGGTGTTTAGCTCAGCCTATCCTAACATCTGGATTTTTCCTTATGGAGAGCTTGTATGCTTCACCGCTGTTCTTCCGCATTTTAATTCACGGAGTAAAGTCCGCAAAACAGGAGCTGGCGCCATCGCCCTGAGCGCCCTGCTGCTTAGCTTTACACATGCCATTGAAATGTCAGTGCTGGGCCCGGATATTTACAGCCGGACTACTTTCCCGATGTTTACGACAATTACGCTGGTCAATGTAGCCAACTTTTTGCAGCGGCTCGACGCGCTGGTCATTCTGACGCTGATTATCGGGGTCTTTTTCAAAATGTCCATCTACTGCTATGCGGCCGTTTCGATTGCAGCGGATTTATTTCATGTCAAAGAACCCCGGAGGCTGGTTATTCCTGTAGGGTCGGTGGTGCTATACAGCTCGTTTGTCAGTGCCGAGAATTTCCCTGTGCATATGAATGACGGGAAAGTATTTCTGGAGAACATCCTGCCGTTCCTATGCGCGGTGATTCCGATTCTGCTATTCGTAGTGCACCGGGTGCGGCGCAGGTTCGGCTGGTACCGGTAA
- a CDS encoding Ger(x)C family spore germination protein, which produces MKSKLALLLAVCLGCSLVLSGCWNSRELNELAIVSGIGIDTLDGKPGYKVTFQIINPSSSAQTTGSASNQPPIVIVSATDRTIFGALRKASRRATRQLFFAHTQLVLIGESLAKSGITSIFDIFERSHELRLNSAVLVSKGTDAASVLKLLTTLETMPSMGLLKKMQNTSSVWGENRRITVFDVINGITGESDFTINGVQIVGDAIEGQIKSSLEQSDPMVGSLMSGLGVFKEGQLIGWLNGPESRGTQWVLDKVNETSVNVNSPDMEEDIAINIFYSKTKVRVELREGKPVFHVHIREEGILNETGGFVDLSKEEELKRIEQGIAEKTAAEVRLAVKTAQEMKTDIFNFGNELKRTHPKEWERVQQDWSAAFAEGELDLRVDAYIRSTGMRLKPYIPAKK; this is translated from the coding sequence ATGAAAAGTAAACTGGCGCTGCTGCTCGCGGTCTGTCTGGGCTGCTCCCTGGTACTGAGCGGATGCTGGAACAGCCGGGAACTTAACGAATTGGCGATCGTCAGCGGTATCGGTATTGATACCCTGGACGGAAAGCCGGGGTACAAGGTGACCTTTCAGATTATTAATCCGTCCTCATCTGCGCAGACAACGGGATCTGCCAGCAACCAGCCTCCGATCGTAATAGTCTCGGCAACGGACCGCACCATCTTTGGAGCGCTCCGCAAGGCATCAAGGCGGGCAACCCGTCAGCTGTTTTTTGCCCATACCCAGCTGGTACTGATTGGAGAGTCTCTGGCCAAGAGCGGGATTACCAGCATCTTTGATATTTTTGAACGGTCGCATGAGCTGCGGCTAAACTCAGCTGTCCTGGTCTCCAAGGGTACGGATGCGGCCTCCGTCCTTAAACTTCTGACAACACTTGAAACGATGCCATCCATGGGGCTGCTGAAGAAAATGCAGAATACATCCAGTGTATGGGGCGAGAACCGCAGGATTACTGTGTTTGATGTAATTAACGGAATTACCGGGGAAAGCGATTTTACCATTAACGGGGTACAAATTGTGGGTGATGCTATCGAAGGCCAGATAAAAAGCAGCCTGGAGCAGTCTGATCCTATGGTCGGGTCGCTTATGAGCGGTTTGGGCGTCTTTAAGGAGGGACAGCTGATCGGCTGGCTTAACGGACCTGAATCCAGAGGCACACAGTGGGTGCTCGATAAGGTCAACGAGACCAGCGTAAATGTGAATTCTCCGGATATGGAAGAGGATATTGCAATCAATATTTTCTATTCCAAGACAAAGGTTAGGGTAGAGCTGCGGGAGGGTAAGCCGGTTTTCCATGTTCATATCCGGGAAGAAGGAATCCTCAATGAAACAGGCGGATTTGTGGATCTGAGCAAGGAGGAGGAGCTGAAAAGAATTGAACAAGGGATTGCGGAGAAGACAGCGGCTGAAGTCAGACTGGCGGTGAAGACTGCGCAGGAAATGAAGACGGATATTTTTAACTTCGGCAATGAGCTGAAGCGGACCCATCCAAAGGAATGGGAAAGGGTACAGCAGGACTGGAGCGCCGCTTTTGCCGAAGGGGAGCTTGATCTCAGGGTGGATGCCTACATCCGCAGTACGGGAATGCGGCTCAAGCCGTATATTCCAGCCAAAAAATAA
- a CDS encoding spore germination protein has protein sequence MPKQQTQSGPGEISNSGQESPPIVTDLEDNLKQIRERLGNSPDLNVRKYETLNHEHHVAVLYINGLIDKELVDEYVTHALSFEMIKESDPSAGDLFLFAKEKALSIGKEKVVEDQNSLLEGLLSGDTLILFDKLDKGISVTTSGGEGRSVTEATTQVNIRGPKDSFTESLGTNIALVRKRIKNPNLWIETLTMGAVTKTDVSIVHIHGLAKEETVQKIRKKLGDIHVDSILESGYIEQLIEENNYSPFPTLYNTERPDSVAGNLLEGRIAIFVDGTPFVLILPATFFMFFHTVEDYYQRYDITSIIRVLRFLCLLVSLFGPAIFVAALNFHQEMIPTPLLINFASQREGVPFPVVIEVLLLEVTFEIIREAGIRMPSQIGQTVSIIGGLVLGQAAVQAGIVSPAMVIVVSLTGISSFATPAFNMALSIRILRFVITFVAAYMGLYGIAIIGLILVAHLCSLRSMGVPYMSPVAPFAPGDQKDIFVRTPLHFMKTRRRLLNNKKKARDTSAQHGQGSRHEK, from the coding sequence ATGCCGAAACAACAAACACAATCGGGTCCCGGCGAGATATCGAACAGCGGACAGGAGAGTCCGCCTATTGTCACGGATCTGGAAGACAACCTCAAGCAAATCCGGGAGAGACTCGGCAACAGCCCAGACTTGAATGTGCGGAAATATGAGACCCTGAATCATGAGCATCATGTAGCGGTCCTGTATATAAACGGGCTTATAGATAAAGAGCTGGTAGACGAGTATGTTACCCATGCCCTGTCGTTTGAAATGATTAAAGAGTCAGATCCTTCAGCCGGAGACCTCTTTCTTTTTGCCAAGGAAAAAGCCCTGAGTATCGGTAAAGAGAAGGTGGTAGAAGACCAGAACAGCTTGCTGGAAGGACTATTGTCCGGGGATACCCTCATTCTTTTTGACAAACTGGATAAGGGCATCAGCGTAACCACAAGCGGAGGTGAAGGCCGGTCCGTTACCGAAGCGACCACACAGGTTAATATCCGCGGTCCAAAAGACAGCTTCACCGAATCACTGGGGACGAACATTGCGCTTGTACGCAAACGGATTAAAAATCCGAATCTCTGGATCGAGACGCTGACGATGGGGGCAGTAACCAAAACAGATGTGTCGATTGTACATATCCATGGTCTGGCCAAGGAAGAAACGGTGCAGAAGATCAGGAAAAAGCTGGGGGATATTCATGTGGATTCGATTCTGGAATCCGGTTATATTGAGCAGCTGATCGAGGAAAATAACTACTCGCCTTTCCCTACGCTGTACAATACCGAGCGCCCGGATAGTGTAGCCGGAAATCTGCTGGAGGGGAGAATTGCCATTTTTGTGGACGGCACTCCGTTTGTGCTGATTCTTCCGGCTACTTTTTTTATGTTCTTCCATACGGTTGAAGATTATTACCAGCGTTATGATATTACCTCCATCATCCGGGTGCTCCGTTTTTTATGCCTGCTGGTGTCGCTGTTCGGTCCGGCGATTTTTGTTGCTGCCCTTAACTTTCACCAGGAGATGATTCCGACGCCGCTCCTGATTAATTTCGCTTCCCAGCGGGAAGGGGTGCCGTTTCCGGTCGTGATTGAAGTGCTGCTGCTGGAGGTCACTTTTGAAATTATCCGTGAAGCGGGTATCCGCATGCCTTCGCAGATCGGACAGACCGTTTCGATCATCGGCGGTCTTGTTCTGGGTCAGGCGGCGGTTCAGGCAGGGATTGTCTCCCCGGCGATGGTCATCGTCGTTTCACTGACGGGCATATCCAGCTTTGCGACCCCTGCCTTCAATATGGCCCTGTCCATCCGCATTCTCCGCTTTGTGATTACCTTTGTCGCGGCTTACATGGGGTTGTACGGGATTGCCATCATCGGGCTTATTCTGGTTGCACATCTGTGCAGCCTCCGTTCCATGGGTGTGCCTTATATGTCTCCGGTTGCCCCGTTTGCGCCAGGGGACCAGAAGGATATTTTTGTGCGGACACCGCTGCATTTCATGAAGACCCGCCGCCGTCTGCTGAATAACAAGAAAAAAGCACGGGATACTTCCGCTCAGCATGGCCAGGGCAGCCGTCATGAAAAGTAA
- a CDS encoding NAD(P)/FAD-dependent oxidoreductase — MSDQELELYDVTIIGGGPAGMYTAFYSGMRDLKTKLIEAKEELGGRMLIYPEKMIWDVGGVTPTLCGDLIKRLEEQARTFEPTIVFGQQIIKQVRQDDGTFILTSATGEQHWTRTIILAIGYGILQMAKLEIEGADRYEVTNLHYTVQELEPYRGKHVLISGGGDSAVDWANELEKIAASVTIVHRRDQFGGHEKNISRMKASSVKVRTPYTVSQLHSSNGETIDQVTITHVESGESEQFAVDAVIVNHGLKSDFGPLREWGLEMGEWWAKVSPKLETNLPGIFAAGDFVDYDSKVRLIAGTFTDAVLALNSAKLFMDPEAPKYAYVSSHNDRFKEKNKALGVVDDH, encoded by the coding sequence ATGAGTGATCAGGAACTGGAATTATATGATGTGACGATAATCGGCGGGGGACCTGCCGGGATGTATACAGCTTTTTACAGCGGCATGAGAGATTTGAAGACCAAGCTGATCGAAGCCAAGGAAGAGCTGGGCGGAAGAATGCTGATCTATCCGGAGAAGATGATCTGGGATGTGGGCGGCGTTACCCCTACGCTCTGCGGCGACCTGATCAAGCGGCTGGAGGAGCAGGCGCGTACGTTCGAGCCAACTATTGTGTTCGGACAGCAGATTATCAAGCAGGTGCGCCAGGATGACGGCACGTTTATCCTGACGTCGGCCACCGGAGAGCAGCACTGGACACGCACAATCATTCTGGCTATCGGCTACGGTATTCTGCAGATGGCGAAGCTTGAGATTGAAGGCGCTGACCGCTACGAGGTGACTAACCTTCACTATACGGTACAGGAGCTGGAGCCTTACCGCGGCAAGCATGTGCTGATCTCCGGCGGGGGCGACTCGGCGGTAGACTGGGCGAATGAGCTGGAGAAAATCGCAGCAAGCGTGACAATCGTGCATAGAAGAGACCAGTTCGGCGGACATGAGAAAAATATCTCCCGCATGAAGGCGTCGTCGGTTAAGGTACGTACACCTTATACAGTAAGCCAGCTGCACAGCAGCAACGGTGAAACGATTGATCAGGTAACGATCACTCATGTCGAATCCGGTGAGAGCGAGCAGTTTGCTGTGGATGCAGTCATAGTGAACCATGGGCTCAAGAGCGACTTCGGTCCGCTGCGTGAGTGGGGTCTGGAAATGGGCGAATGGTGGGCCAAGGTCAGTCCCAAGCTGGAGACGAACCTGCCTGGTATTTTTGCCGCCGGAGATTTCGTTGATTATGACAGCAAGGTGCGCCTGATCGCCGGTACGTTTACCGATGCGGTACTGGCGCTGAACAGCGCCAAGCTGTTTATGGACCCGGAAGCGCCTAAATACGCCTATGTGTCCTCGCATAATGACCGCTTCAAAGAGAAGAATAAAGCGCTCGGCGTTGTTGACGATCACTAG